Proteins encoded within one genomic window of Alcanivorax sp. REN37:
- the secD gene encoding protein translocase subunit SecD, whose product MNRYPRGKFILLLVVLLVSGLYALPNLYPDAPAIQITRSEAGADVSTDALDRVRTALDEAGIGHEQGEKVGDSFLLPLSGGESQQAGADAQLRARDIAAGILGRDYVVAQNWARTTPGWLRAIGASPVGLGLDLRGGVHFTLQVDMDTAIEQRLESWASELRVILRDAGIRYREVRHQGETLLARFDSADDVDAAQRALRNKFMEFTSRRDGTTLRFTMTPEALKQIQDYAIDQNRTALNNRVNELGVASPVVQRQGADRIVVQLPGVQDASQARRILGRTATLEFRLVADDADPSRVAAGIAPPGTEIFPFKGEPNNPVVLRRQNIVTGDQVTHAQMGFDQTNGEPEVNITLDAAGARAMQRVTSKNVNRPMGVLFIETRTEARTVVNADGEEEVRNVSTKDAYVINVATIRDTLGSRFRITGMDSPAAAAELALLLRAGGLAAPMYIAEERTIGPSLGAQNIQSGINSMVVGIGLVLLFMLVRYKMFGLFASVALLGNLVITVGVMSAIPGLTMTLPGIAGIVLGMGMAVDANVLIYERIRFELRDGASPLAAIEAGYNRAFQTILDANLTTLIVAVILFAAGSGTVQGFAVTLFIGILTSMFTAILGTRGMAELVYASGKKTPTRLSI is encoded by the coding sequence ATGAACCGCTACCCGCGCGGGAAATTCATCCTGCTCCTGGTGGTGCTGCTGGTCAGCGGCCTGTATGCGCTGCCCAACCTGTACCCGGACGCGCCGGCGATCCAGATCACCCGATCTGAAGCCGGCGCAGACGTCAGCACGGACGCCCTTGACCGGGTGCGCACGGCTTTGGATGAAGCCGGCATTGGCCATGAGCAAGGCGAAAAAGTGGGGGATTCCTTCCTGCTGCCGTTGTCCGGTGGCGAGTCCCAGCAGGCCGGGGCGGATGCCCAGCTGCGGGCGCGAGACATCGCCGCCGGCATTCTTGGTCGCGATTATGTGGTGGCCCAGAACTGGGCGCGTACCACGCCGGGCTGGTTGCGTGCCATTGGCGCCTCGCCAGTGGGCCTTGGACTCGATCTGCGCGGCGGGGTGCATTTTACCCTGCAGGTGGATATGGACACCGCCATTGAGCAGCGGTTGGAGTCTTGGGCTAGCGAGCTGCGGGTGATCCTGCGTGACGCCGGCATCCGTTACCGCGAAGTGCGCCACCAAGGTGAAACTCTACTGGCCCGCTTTGACAGCGCCGACGACGTCGACGCCGCCCAACGTGCCCTGCGCAACAAATTCATGGAATTCACCAGTCGTCGCGACGGCACTACGCTGCGCTTCACCATGACGCCGGAAGCGCTCAAACAGATCCAAGATTACGCCATCGACCAGAACCGTACCGCGCTGAACAACCGCGTCAACGAGTTGGGCGTGGCGTCGCCGGTGGTGCAGCGCCAGGGTGCTGACCGCATCGTGGTGCAGTTGCCGGGCGTGCAGGATGCCTCGCAGGCGCGGCGTATTCTCGGTCGTACCGCCACCCTAGAGTTCCGTCTGGTGGCTGACGACGCCGACCCAAGCCGGGTCGCCGCCGGCATCGCACCGCCGGGCACCGAGATCTTCCCGTTCAAGGGCGAGCCGAACAACCCGGTGGTGCTGCGTCGTCAGAATATTGTTACCGGCGACCAGGTGACCCACGCACAGATGGGCTTCGACCAGACCAACGGCGAACCGGAGGTGAACATCACCCTCGACGCTGCCGGCGCCCGTGCCATGCAGCGGGTCACCTCGAAGAACGTCAACCGCCCGATGGGGGTGCTGTTCATCGAAACCCGCACCGAGGCGCGCACCGTGGTCAATGCTGACGGCGAAGAAGAAGTTCGCAACGTCAGCACCAAGGACGCCTACGTGATCAACGTAGCGACCATCCGCGATACCCTCGGCAGCCGGTTCCGCATCACCGGCATGGACAGTCCGGCGGCCGCCGCTGAGCTGGCACTGCTGCTGCGTGCTGGGGGCTTGGCGGCACCGATGTACATTGCCGAAGAGCGCACCATTGGCCCCAGCCTCGGGGCGCAGAACATCCAGTCCGGTATCAACTCCATGGTGGTCGGCATCGGCTTGGTGCTGCTGTTCATGCTGGTGCGCTACAAGATGTTCGGTCTGTTCGCCAGTGTGGCGCTGCTGGGCAACCTGGTGATCACGGTAGGGGTGATGTCGGCGATCCCCGGGCTGACCATGACGCTGCCGGGTATTGCCGGGATCGTGCTCGGTATGGGCATGGCGGTGGATGCCAACGTGCTGATTTACGAGCGTATCCGCTTTGAGTTGCGCGACGGTGCGTCGCCGCTGGCGGCGATTGAGGCGGGCTATAATCGCGCCTTCCAGACCATCCTCGACGCCAACCTGACCACATTGATCGTGGCGGTGATCCTGTTCGCTGCGGGCTCCGGTACCGTGCAGGGCTTCGCGGTGACGCTGTTCATCGGCATCCTGACCTCCATGTTCACGGCCATTCTGGGTACCCGGGGGATGGCGGAACTGGTGTACGCGAGCGGCAAGAAAACGCCGACCCGGCTGAGTATCTGA
- the yajC gene encoding preprotein translocase subunit YajC → MSLNHIQSRVLRALPPTLLALLVSSPAFAQAAPEGGGAFQLIFIVIMVVVFYFFLIRPQSKRAKEHRALVAALDKGDEVVTVGGMLGKVSKVTDDYVIVEIAPNMEIKFQKHAISATLPKGTIKSI, encoded by the coding sequence ATGTCTTTGAACCACATCCAGTCCCGCGTACTGCGCGCGCTGCCGCCCACGCTGTTGGCCCTGCTGGTCAGCAGCCCTGCTTTTGCTCAGGCGGCGCCGGAGGGCGGCGGTGCCTTCCAGCTGATCTTCATCGTCATCATGGTGGTGGTGTTCTACTTCTTCCTGATCCGTCCGCAATCTAAGCGCGCCAAGGAGCACCGTGCGCTGGTAGCGGCATTGGATAAGGGCGACGAAGTGGTGACGGTTGGCGGCATGCTCGGCAAGGTCAGCAAAGTGACGGACGACTACGTGATCGTCGAAATCGCGCCGAACATGGAAATCAAATTCCAGAAGCACGCCATCTCGGCGACGCTGCCGAAAGGCACCATCAAGTCCATCTGA
- the tgt gene encoding tRNA guanosine(34) transglycosylase Tgt — MSFDLLGQDGLARRGRLTFPRGTVETPAFMPVGTYGTVKGMLPKDLLETGAEICLGNTFHLMLRPGTEVIEQHGSLHDFMRWPKPILTDSGGFQVFSLGAMRKISEEGVAFQSPINGDKVFLSPERAMQVQRSLGADICMIFDECTPFPATEEQARHSMELSLRWAQRSKAAHEGNDAACFGIVQGGMYPALRKTSLDGLTALDFDGYAIGGLSVGEPQAEMLRILDDLTPQMPTDRPRYLMGVGKPEDLVEGVRRGIDMFDCVMPTRNARNGHFFTREGVVKIRNAVHRHDTRPLDETCDCYTCQNFSRSYLHHLERCGEMLASQLGTIHNLRHYQRLMAGLRGAIEAGTLSDFIDDFYQARGLATPGLSTD; from the coding sequence ATGAGTTTCGACTTGCTCGGACAGGACGGGCTGGCCCGCCGTGGTCGGTTGACGTTTCCGCGCGGAACGGTGGAAACCCCCGCGTTCATGCCGGTGGGCACCTACGGCACCGTCAAAGGCATGTTGCCGAAAGACCTGCTGGAGACCGGCGCTGAAATCTGCCTCGGCAACACCTTCCATTTGATGTTGCGGCCCGGCACCGAAGTGATCGAGCAGCACGGCAGCTTGCATGATTTCATGCGGTGGCCGAAGCCGATTCTGACTGACTCTGGTGGTTTTCAGGTGTTCAGCCTCGGCGCCATGCGCAAGATCAGCGAGGAAGGGGTGGCGTTCCAGTCGCCGATCAACGGCGACAAGGTGTTTCTGTCGCCGGAGCGAGCGATGCAGGTGCAGCGCAGCCTCGGGGCTGATATCTGCATGATCTTCGACGAGTGCACGCCGTTCCCCGCCACCGAGGAGCAGGCGCGCCATTCCATGGAGCTGTCACTGCGCTGGGCGCAGCGCAGCAAGGCCGCCCATGAAGGCAATGACGCGGCCTGCTTTGGCATCGTGCAGGGCGGAATGTATCCGGCGCTGCGCAAAACCTCGCTGGATGGTCTGACCGCTCTGGATTTTGACGGTTATGCCATTGGTGGGCTGTCGGTGGGCGAGCCGCAGGCGGAAATGCTGCGCATCCTCGACGACCTGACGCCGCAGATGCCGACCGACCGACCGCGCTACCTGATGGGCGTGGGCAAGCCGGAAGATTTGGTGGAGGGGGTGCGGCGTGGCATCGACATGTTCGACTGCGTGATGCCCACCCGCAACGCCCGCAATGGTCATTTTTTCACCCGCGAAGGAGTGGTGAAAATCCGCAATGCCGTCCATCGGCACGACACCCGTCCGCTGGATGAAACCTGTGACTGCTATACCTGTCAGAACTTCTCGCGCAGTTATCTCCACCACCTGGAGCGCTGCGGCGAAATGCTCGCTTCACAGCTCGGTACTATCCACAATTTGCGCCATTACCAGCGCCTAATGGCTGGATTGCGAGGGGCAATTGAAGCGGGTACATTGTCCGACTTTATTGACGATTTCTATCAAGCTCGGGGCCTCGCAACCCCTGGGCTATCCACCGACTGA
- the queA gene encoding tRNA preQ1(34) S-adenosylmethionine ribosyltransferase-isomerase QueA, whose translation MRVEDFDFDLPEAQIARRPAAQRTGSRLMVLGEQTPTHGRFTDLLQLLNPGDLLVFNDTRVIPARLWGHKDSGGRVEVLIERVLDDQRALAHIRASKAPKPGTTLLFEQQVQATMVARHEALFELAFAGPEPLLAVLDRIGHMPLPPYIDRADDSQDQERYQTVYARHPGAVAAPTAGLHFDAPLLADLAARGIGQAFVTLHVGAGTFQPVRVEQVEDHTMHRERYQVPAQLVEQIATVRAAGGRVVAVGTTSLRALESAAASGVLQAGSGDTDIFIHPGYRFRVVDALLTNFHLPRSTLLMLVSALAGHDRVMAAYQDAVAQQYRFFSYGDAMFIPQRWDAGAH comes from the coding sequence ATGCGCGTTGAAGATTTCGATTTCGATCTGCCGGAAGCGCAGATTGCCCGGCGTCCGGCGGCCCAGCGCACCGGTTCCCGTTTAATGGTGTTGGGTGAACAGACCCCAACCCATGGTCGTTTCACGGACTTACTGCAGCTGCTCAATCCCGGTGATCTGCTGGTGTTCAACGACACCCGCGTGATCCCGGCGCGGCTGTGGGGGCACAAGGACAGCGGCGGCCGCGTTGAGGTGCTGATCGAGCGGGTGCTCGATGATCAGCGTGCGCTGGCCCACATCCGCGCTTCTAAGGCGCCGAAGCCGGGCACCACATTGCTGTTCGAGCAGCAGGTGCAAGCCACCATGGTGGCGCGGCATGAGGCGCTGTTCGAGCTGGCGTTTGCTGGGCCCGAGCCCTTGCTGGCGGTGCTGGACCGGATTGGCCACATGCCGCTGCCTCCTTATATAGACCGGGCCGACGACAGCCAGGACCAAGAGCGCTACCAAACCGTCTATGCCCGTCATCCCGGCGCGGTGGCCGCGCCCACCGCCGGGCTGCACTTCGATGCGCCGCTGCTGGCCGACCTGGCGGCGCGCGGCATCGGCCAAGCCTTTGTGACGTTGCACGTCGGCGCCGGCACCTTCCAGCCAGTGCGGGTAGAGCAGGTGGAAGACCACACCATGCACCGCGAGCGCTATCAGGTGCCGGCGCAGCTGGTGGAGCAGATTGCCACGGTGCGCGCCGCCGGCGGCCGGGTGGTGGCGGTCGGCACCACCTCGCTGCGGGCGCTGGAGTCGGCGGCGGCCAGCGGTGTGCTGCAGGCGGGCAGCGGCGACACCGACATTTTTATTCACCCCGGCTACCGTTTCCGGGTGGTGGACGCGCTGCTGACCAACTTCCACTTGCCGCGCTCGACGCTCCTCATGCTGGTCAGTGCCCTCGCCGGCCATGACCGGGTGATGGCGGCCTACCAGGACGCGGTGGCGCAGCAATATCGGTTCTTCAGTTATGGCGATGCCATGTTTATTCCTCAGCGCTGGGATGCCGGCGCGCACTGA
- a CDS encoding RDD family protein: MTTPVFPASLWRRLAALMYDGLLLCALLFVTAGVLSPLFIWLGLPTDTVNGVLVPNRLVQQTLTFPLLCLLVWGFYTWFWTHGGQTLGMHTWRLRAVRSSGAPMGWRHSTLRMLAGMLTWMLLGLGYLPVLLGKPALHDWLSGTRVVLLPAKPKRR, from the coding sequence GTGACCACCCCGGTATTTCCTGCTTCCCTGTGGCGCCGCTTGGCTGCACTGATGTATGACGGCCTATTGCTGTGCGCGCTGTTGTTTGTCACCGCCGGTGTGCTGTCGCCGCTGTTCATCTGGCTCGGACTACCTACCGACACCGTCAACGGCGTGCTGGTACCCAACCGCTTGGTGCAGCAAACGCTGACCTTCCCGCTGCTATGCCTGCTGGTGTGGGGCTTCTATACCTGGTTCTGGACTCATGGCGGACAAACACTGGGCATGCACACCTGGCGATTGCGCGCCGTGCGCAGCTCCGGCGCCCCGATGGGCTGGCGCCACAGTACGCTGCGCATGTTGGCGGGAATGCTGACGTGGATGCTGCTGGGATTGGGTTATCTGCCGGTGTTGCTGGGCAAGCCTGCACTGCACGACTGGCTGTCTGGCACGCGGGTAGTGTTGCTGCCCGCCAAACCGAAACGTCGCTGA
- the lptG gene encoding LPS export ABC transporter permease LptG has protein sequence MRLLQGYIGRAVIMAALAVLGVIIALDCLFSFIAELEGLRGNYQALQALQFVFTTVPRRFHEYMPLAILLGTLIGLGVLANSGELTVIRAAGVSVGRVSWMVLRPVLLLLVIGMSVGEFISPYTEQMAQSNRAIAEGKGEALSSRYGFWHREGDEFIHVNVVQPNGVLYGVTRYRFNEDRTLAEAQFVERAIYQDEGYWFLEGVRGSALEPDRVEAYQRETDRWDTSLTPQLLALVVLDPERLAMRKLVEYSGYLSRQGLEAGEYLLSFWQKLFQPLATLGMVLIAISFIFGPLREVTMGLRLTAGIVAGMLFFYGQQFIGHLSLVFHVSPLMAALVPPLLCLVVGTVLLKRVR, from the coding sequence ATGAGGCTGTTGCAGGGCTACATCGGGCGTGCGGTGATCATGGCCGCGTTGGCCGTGCTGGGCGTGATCATCGCGCTGGACTGCCTGTTCAGTTTCATTGCCGAACTGGAGGGACTGCGCGGCAACTACCAGGCGCTGCAAGCGCTGCAATTCGTGTTCACCACGGTGCCGCGCCGCTTCCATGAATACATGCCGCTGGCGATTTTGCTCGGCACCCTGATCGGGCTGGGAGTACTGGCCAACAGCGGGGAACTGACGGTGATCCGCGCCGCCGGGGTGTCGGTGGGGCGAGTCAGTTGGATGGTATTGCGCCCGGTGCTGCTACTGCTGGTGATTGGCATGTCGGTGGGCGAGTTCATTTCGCCGTACACCGAACAGATGGCGCAGAGTAACCGGGCGATCGCTGAAGGCAAGGGCGAAGCGCTGAGTTCGCGCTACGGCTTTTGGCATCGCGAAGGTGACGAATTCATCCATGTAAACGTTGTGCAGCCCAACGGTGTGTTGTACGGCGTCACTCGCTACCGCTTCAACGAAGATCGCACCCTAGCGGAAGCCCAGTTTGTCGAGCGCGCGATCTACCAAGACGAGGGCTATTGGTTCCTCGAAGGTGTGCGCGGCAGTGCGCTGGAGCCGGACCGGGTTGAGGCTTACCAACGTGAGACCGACCGCTGGGATACTTCGCTGACGCCGCAATTGCTGGCATTGGTGGTGTTGGATCCGGAGCGGTTGGCGATGCGCAAGTTGGTGGAGTACAGCGGCTATTTGTCGCGGCAGGGGTTGGAGGCGGGGGAGTACTTGCTGTCGTTCTGGCAGAAGTTGTTCCAGCCACTGGCCACCTTGGGCATGGTATTGATCGCGATCTCGTTCATTTTCGGCCCGTTGCGTGAAGTGACCATGGGGCTGCGGCTCACCGCCGGCATCGTCGCCGGGATGCTGTTCTTTTATGGCCAGCAGTTTATTGGCCACCTGAGCCTAGTGTTCCACGTTTCCCCGTTAATGGCGGCCTTGGTACCGCCATTGTTGTGCTTGGTGGTGGGCACCGTATTGCTAAAGCGAGTGCGGTGA
- the lptF gene encoding LPS export ABC transporter permease LptF, giving the protein MILYRYINRQLFATTVVVTFVLVMVLVSGRFIKYLADAAVGNLAADVLFQLMAFRLPEFLQMILPLSLYIGVLLVLGRMYVDNEIVVLRSGGISDSTLVRSMLPPVAVTCVVIALFSLYVTPKGDAEVARIFEEQQNRSVLELLTPGRFHVRGSDSGHQVTYTEGFNRSAGALSGVFLSDYRRGATEAEGAEVLAVWATEGKLVERYGMSYLALSDGYQYQGKPGEANFRKVHFEQALIRIGKEKQVARPPKVRSWSTADLYASEDNDAQAELQWRVSLVLLIPIMVLAAIPLARVNPRQGRFGKLIPAILVYMLYLGALLVTRSWISDAPQGQVPVWMHMGWVHLIAALLVALLYLWPGWRARQRYERGRRA; this is encoded by the coding sequence TTGATTCTTTACCGTTATATCAATCGACAGCTGTTCGCCACTACCGTCGTCGTCACTTTTGTGCTGGTGATGGTGCTGGTCAGCGGTCGCTTTATCAAGTATCTGGCCGATGCCGCGGTGGGTAACCTGGCGGCGGATGTGCTGTTCCAGCTGATGGCGTTCCGGTTGCCGGAATTCCTGCAGATGATCCTGCCGTTGAGCCTCTACATCGGCGTGCTGCTGGTGCTTGGCCGCATGTACGTCGACAACGAAATTGTGGTGCTGCGTTCCGGCGGGATCTCGGATTCGACACTGGTGCGCTCGATGTTGCCGCCAGTGGCGGTGACCTGTGTGGTGATCGCGCTGTTCTCGCTGTACGTGACGCCGAAGGGCGATGCCGAAGTGGCACGTATTTTTGAAGAGCAGCAGAACCGCTCGGTGCTGGAACTGCTGACGCCTGGGCGCTTCCATGTGCGCGGCAGCGACAGCGGCCACCAGGTCACTTACACCGAAGGCTTCAATCGTTCCGCCGGCGCCTTGTCCGGCGTGTTCCTGTCCGATTACCGACGTGGTGCCACCGAGGCTGAAGGTGCCGAAGTGCTGGCGGTGTGGGCCACCGAGGGCAAATTGGTGGAGCGCTATGGCATGAGCTATTTGGCACTGTCTGACGGCTATCAGTACCAAGGCAAGCCGGGCGAAGCCAACTTCCGTAAAGTCCATTTCGAGCAGGCATTGATTCGCATCGGTAAGGAAAAGCAGGTGGCGCGGCCGCCCAAAGTGCGCAGCTGGAGCACTGCCGATCTCTATGCCAGTGAGGACAATGACGCCCAAGCAGAGCTGCAATGGCGGGTGTCGCTGGTGCTGCTGATTCCGATCATGGTGCTGGCAGCAATTCCGTTAGCGCGGGTGAATCCGCGCCAAGGCCGGTTTGGCAAGCTGATCCCGGCGATCCTAGTGTACATGCTGTATCTGGGGGCGCTGCTGGTCACCCGCTCGTGGATTTCCGATGCGCCGCAGGGCCAGGTGCCGGTGTGGATGCATATGGGCTGGGTGCATTTGATCGCAGCGCTGCTGGTGGCATTGCTGTATCTGTGGCCGGGCTGGCGTGCGCGCCAGCGCTATGAGCGGGGACGCCGGGCATGA